A region of Micropterus dolomieu isolate WLL.071019.BEF.003 ecotype Adirondacks linkage group LG01, ASM2129224v1, whole genome shotgun sequence DNA encodes the following proteins:
- the rp1l1a gene encoding retinitis pigmentosa 1-like 1 protein yields the protein MHTVRAGVWEPQPPSKHVSPLPPPPSSNLRLAHVTTASPAKRITFYKSGDSQFGGVRMAVHKRSFKCFDALLDDLSQKVPLPFGVRTVTTPRGIHAIKHLEQLQDGGCYLCSDRRQAKPVNMELSSKRPGIWYHHSRRPQRPETSSAAPPGHLPYRQRRILLVKNSEPGMRRSVVLSRRSTRSLRAFLDEVSEVMQFHVRKLYTAEGRRIDSVQSLVACPGVLVCVGREAFSPLLVNFISKSSEEKLPGLSSRSPGLGPRTPGNGARSPAVQGPRSPPHGAQSRASEYNEGHESKKNVNFGLETKKSIIHPRSDSSNRSTRFSLSSEKSYGNGVSTYSQARPAIMNEDIEKRVLVNKDGSLSVEMRVRFRLQNDETLQWSTQIKKSPSLTNECCPLSQAQPSYLQQGQSESCSDPDSTSFDPECVDYSNQPLQCSLEGNSCPCCYQRQEQKYDLWENPVHSYKRPPVPPPRAPSHTHTMTRHTHSSSSSSSCNSRRVVRCRAQLSSCRGGSGSEQSQLVQEEMCVTQQVERRVEVEQDGDTHVEVCKVSRCCSRNLRPLSRKSVEDELLMEEQGERPFSTVSSSSRVLQSLKEDLDDDLPPSASQCCHSNEPSPSPSFVTDLNDEPASSVLAGSIHSTDHKEGEERGSRAESAASSCHCGAAEAEEMDQASSSMSKRSRLSCRSSKAKIPNSEEEAVADDEDEELKRVASGLSGHTGLSAGSLQSGPSSVCPNCGGCKRPVDSVSNSRASQRAPSAASATSHRSNRSHKSGCNEEERSPSAISAQSNLSAKSRKSHKSKCSSRAEVRTRQEAEGENAVERALSSLSAKSDASVKLKDDTNQRTPSALSVKSNASVKPDKAERPDSVLSAKSAKSTQSNVSAKSGTSRRSTCSHCVRAVSPGAKAAGEPVIEATGLEEGTQAEARTASAMSAKSNLSAKSHKSHKSTKAAERSLSPRLETGGDGEERTASQMSVKSNLSVKFSKSCKSNCHVNETAESPILGGAEVKENEMAEEETQQRPESVTSTKLENKERAASAGSSKSHKSACNESAGASSETEDNTGGGKKAEDRAASALSGKSASSAKSSPSPNAITIKTSEGVDEEENETTVRAPSAASAKSGKSKVSSASSNHNKTADIAVIETVDADEKVEEDNAPRSKSSEQSCGQMLARKSTRSPRTHSPKAPAVSPSGALSVHSTTPAKSGRLKCCCGAASALERAKKEKEGEDKEVEKKEDNDELKSEEASERPASILSSSTKRHRRESGGTEQPLSRNSSGSVSLGLPDDQETPDSDSGKSGVSFHINTDRRSRVNVANLDVPKNIEQSAMDEDEEGTGSNCNGSKSTLSQNPPAIDIPTIETTAGSEDKSEEGGELKTERTASTFSAKSSRSHKSSCNCSVKAAAQLLDNKSKEQHTSASSTKASNLDAPVNRTSSAARRPASKAKGKDDIADNKVDSVLSKSPCCLKPESAASAHSGSKESKGGKAKSSGSLKTSNSQKKETPIKSPSPCSLHSSRPGSKVETDSQSTLFHSLSAADLLKETMAAARPPSQHTTASKTSDKPRSEKSGRHQRRNRNQADLEEVLDLTPAFLPNASPNEVVSDWLRSIPTDSSMLALGDELNDEEEGQEKVGEERHVDEGNEEGVEQEGVVEDKLGEELNEEEVEQEGEEEKEEQAECDAAEEEKSSDPALVKAVGASSRTSALLLSGESLPRNWQSSAAVMKVLLSSSLGRCQSMPEVSPVYGRRLSTSARGLLDCLAQLQLIDPAVSPCCEQQKDRNQQYEDIMTILQSLWLTEPKDIEATEVKDIGKDQVTPPRSSSGVDMSTGSGGSGKEDGNKGGDETTQNKTKETDSLHEDEGAEKVVEKEEEGNAEAQHKETKSEPEEISTEQAKTDIAEELVQSEEQSTVPPSLDSPKASDNPSSSDKSSANDSSKSPTDNETLEDSSSGTPPTVLRAPLSKRPSQDPDPRWVLHLLKKLEKQFMNHYINAMAEFKVRWDLDDSLILDTMISELREEVSRRIQSSIEREMRKIQGRAGRGGRSPRPPQGGNLSRESTMTDRRRQMLKIMKNQSVKTGDSLSDGEMTGEFSDQRSDDEYCPCDACVRKKMAARPLKTNPMAAEAPVMMEFDLLKILQLKKSPSPVPAAVPQPAKGEDDTVVVDEQGRSLEVLQEEEEEDEPKEDIKADEIGEEVEGGEAGEEEEVGAENEGNRLGDEEQEEEEAGGEEAEVVETSENGEKEGEEETECQCQCARHEEESDKAEESEEGTAEGEDAAETSDKTGEDETAEDEERAGEEEGENAEDEGETGDNDGEEECAEVEEFEEEEETTGRESGEEEATGETEDDEGDDGTGEGESHEDEKGGESEEPQGEASEEERASLQGQGVTEGEEADAEDSDTDKRPSDTSADESGREGAGATGDEEEKQGAGDGDEVVEDAVGEFKPEEEEEGAVKRNSREDGALLHQFTRTSVESQPGSLEEINTDSPQNPVNSTEVPKIAADVSTGGGTGQRRSRSPARVKRRKPRE from the exons ATGCATACGGTCCGGGCAGGGGTGTGGGAACCCCAGCCCCCGTCTAAACATGTCTCGCCCCTTCCTCCACCACCCTCGTCCAACTTACGCCTTGCCCATGTGACCACAGCCTCTCCGGCCAAGCGGATCACCTTCTACAAAAGCGGCGACAGCCAGTTCGGGGGCGTCAGGATGGCAGTCCACAAGCGCAGCTTCAAATGCTTTGACGCCCTGCTGGACGACCTTTCCCAAAAG GTGCCCCTGCCATTTGGCGTGCGGACTGTGACCACTCCCCGCGGCATCCACGCCATCAAACACCTGGAGCAGCTCCAGGACGGCGGCTGCTACCTCTGCTCTGACCGTCGCCAGGCTAAGCCAGTCAACATGGAGCTGTCCAGCAAACGCCCAGGCATCTGGTACCATCACAGCCGTAGGCCCCAGCGGCCCGAAACCTCGTCCGCAGCACCGCCTGGCCATTTGCCTTACAGGCAGCGACGGATCCTGCTGGTGAAGAACAGCGAACCTGGGATGAGGAGGAGCGTGGTGCTGAGCAGGAGGTCGACCCGGAGCCTGCGGGCCTTTCTTGATGAGGTGTCCGAGGTGATGCAGTTTCACGTACGCAAGCTGTACACTGCAGAGGGACGCAGG ATTGACAGCGTGCAAAGCCTGGTGGCTTGTCctggtgtgttggtgtgtgtcgGCCGGGAAGCCTTCAGCCCATTGCTGGTAAACTTCATCAGCAAGAGCTCAGAGGAAAAACTGCCTGGTCTGAGCAGCCGGTCCCCAGGCCTTGGCCCCAGGACTCCTGGAAACGGGGCCCGATCTCCTGCTGTTCAAGGACCAAGATCCCCACCTCACGGAGCTCAGTCCAGAGCCAGCGAATACAATGAAGGGCATGAAAGCAAGAAAAATG TTAACTTTGGTCTAGAAACCAAAAAAAGCATCATCCACCCTCGTTCAGATTCCTCAAACCGCTCCACCCGTTTCTCCTTGTCTTCAGAGAAGTCATACGGCAATGGTGTCAGCACCTACTCCCAGGCCAGGCCGGCTATTATGAACGAGGACATTGAAAAGCGTGTCCTGGTCAATAAAGATGGCAGCCTCTCAGTAGAGATGAGGGTGCGTTTTCGCCTACAAAATGACGAGACCCTCCAGTGGTCTACCCAAATCAAAAAATCCCCATCACTGACCAATGAATGTTGCCCCCTGAGCCAGGCTCAGCCCAGTTACCTGCAGCAGGGTCAGTCAGAGAGCTGCTCTGACCCTGATTCCACATCCTTTGACCCTGAGTGTGTGGATTATTCCAACCAACCGCTGCAGTGTTCATTGGAGGGGAACAGCTGCCCCTGCTGCTACCAGAGACAGGAACAGAAGTATGACTTGTGGGAAAACCCAGTACACAGCTACAAACGCCCTCCTGTCCCTCCCCCACGTGCACCCAGCCACACCCACACTATgacgagacacacacactcatcaagCTCATCTTCATCATGTAATTCGAGGAGGGTGGTGCGCTGTCGAGCACAGCTCTCCAGCTGCAGAGGGGGCTCAGGTTCAGAGCAGAGCCAACTTGTCCAAGAAGAGATGTGTGTGACACAGCAGGTTGAGCGCAGGGTAGAGGTGGAGCAGGATGGAGACACCCACGTAGAGGTGTGCAAGGTGAGCCGATGCTGCAGCCGCAACCTACGACCACTTAGCCGGAAGTCAGTGGAGGATGAGCTACTGATGGAAGAACAGGGGGAGCGTCCTTTTTCTACAGTCAGCAGCTCCTCACGTGTCCTGCAATCGCTGAAGGAGGACCTGGATGATGACCTGCCCCCCAGCGCCTCACAGTGCTGCCATAGCAATGAACCATCCCCGTCCCCATCCTTCGTGACAGACCTGAATGACGAACCAGCGAGCAGCGTCTTGGCAGGTTCCATCCACTCTACCGACCACAaggagggggaagagagaggaagcagGGCGGAATCTGCAGCctcttcctgtcactgtggagCAGCTGAAGCAGAGGAGATGGATCAGGCTTCCAGCTCCATGTCTAAAAGGAGCAGGTTATCTTGCAGGTCCAGCAAAGCCAAGATCCCAAACTCAGAGGAAGAGGCAGTTGCAGATGATGAGGACGAAGAGCTAAAGAGGGTTGCAAGTGGCTTGTCTGGTCACACAGGACTTTCTGcaggctctctgcagtcagGGCCATCCAGTGTATGTCCTAACTGTGGAGGCTGCAAACGTCCGGTCGACTCTGTGTCCAATAGCAGAGCATCACAGAG GGCTCCTAGCGCCGCCTCAGCCACAAGCCACAGGTCCAATAGATCACACAAGTCTGGCTGtaatgaggaggagaggagcccCAGTGCCATTTCGGCTCAGTCCAACCTGTCTGCCAAGTCAAGGAAGTCTCACAAGTCCaagtgcagcagcagagctgaagtcaggacaagacaggaagcagagggagagaatgCTGTAGAGAGAGCACTTAGCTCCTTGTCAGCCAAATCTGATGCGTCGGTGAAGTTAA AGGATGACACAAACCAAAGAACTCCCAGCGCCCTCTCTGTTAAGTCTAATGCTTCTGTCAAACCTGACAAGGCAGAAAGACCTGATAGTGTCCTGTCTGCTAAATCAGCTAAATCAACTCAATCGAATGTGTCAGCAAAGTCCGGCACATCTCGCAGGTCCACTTGCAGTCATTGTGTAAGAGCAGTATCTCCAGGTGCTAAGGCAGCAGGTGAACCCGTTATCGAAGCAACAGGACTGGAAGAAGGAACGCAGGCAGAGGCGAGAACAGCGAGTGCTATGTCAGCCAAGTCCAATCTATCTGCCAAGTCTCATAAATCCCATAAGTCCACCAAAGCTGCAGAAAGGTCACTTTCTCCCAGGTTGGAAactggaggagatggagaagaAAGGACAGCGAGTCAAATGTCAGTTAAATCTAACTTGTCTGTTAAGTTTTCAAAGTCATGCAAGTCTAACTGTCATGTCAATGAAACTGCAGAATCTCCAATATTAGGGGGAGCTGaagtaaaagaaaatgagaTGGCAGAAGAGGAAACACAGCAGAGGCCAGAAAGTGTAACGTCTACTAAATTGGAAAATAAAGAGAGGGCAGCCAGTGCAGGGTCCTCTAAATCTCATAAATCCGCCTGTAATGAGAGCGCAGGAGCAAGTTCTGAGACAGAAGACAATACAGGAGGCGGTAAAAAGGCTGAAGACCGGGCTGCTAGCGCTTTATCCGGTAAATCAGCTTCCTCTGCAAAGTC GTCACCAAGTCCAAATGCTATCACCATTAAAACATCAGAAGGGGTCGATGAGGAAGAAAATGAGACAACAGTGAGGGCACCGAGTGCTGCATCAGCAAAGTCAGGGAAATCTAAAGTTTCATCTGCTTCATCCAATCATAACAAAACAGCTGATATTGCTGTTATTGAAACAGTAGATGCAGATGAAAAGGTTGAGGAAGACAACGCACCAAGAAGTAAATCTTCTGAACAATCTTGTGGCCAAATGCTTGCACGCAAGAGCACGCGTTCTCCACGGACCCATTCACCCAAAGCTCCAGCTGTATCCCCCAGCGGTGCCTTGTCAGTTCACTCTACAACCCCTGCTAAATCTGGCAGATTGAAATGCTGCTGCGGAGCAGCTTCAGCACTTGAAAGggcaaaaaaggaaaaggagggTGAGGATAAGGAGGTGGAGAAAAAGGAAGATAACGACGAGCTGAAAAGTGAGGAGGCTTCAGAGCGGCCTGCCAGCATCCTGTCGTCCTCAACCAAAAGACACAGGAGAGAATCAGGAGGCACGGAGCAACCGCTAAGTCGAAATTCATCGGGGTCAGTCTCTCTGGGGTTGCCAGATGACCAAGAAACACCTGACTCAGACAGTGGCAAGTCTGGTGTTTCGTTTCACATAAACACTGACCGTAGGAGCAGAGTGAATGTAGCAAATCTTGATGTCCCCAAAAACATAGAGCAGTCCGCTATGGATGAAGACGAGGAGGGAACAGGGTCCAACTGTAATGGAAGTAAAAGCACTTTATCTCAAAATCCTCCAGCCATTGATATCCCTACTATTGAAACCACAGCAGGGAGTGAGGATAAAAGTGAAGAAGGTGGAGaactaaaaacagaaagaacGGCCAGTACATTTTCAGCCAAAAGCAGCAGGTCTCACAAGTCTTCTTGTAACTGCAGTGTCAAAGCAGCAGCTCAGCTGCTCGACAATAAGTCCAAAGAACAACATACTAGTGCTAGCTCGACAAAAGCTAGTAATCTGGACGCCCCGGTCAACAGGACCTCATCT GCTGCCAGAAGACCAGCTAGTAAGGCCAAAGGGAAAGATGATATTGCAGACAACAAGGTAGACAGTGTCCTCTCCAAGAGTCCCTGTTGTCTCAAGCCTGAGTCGGCAGCTTCGGCTCACTCAGGCTCAAAGGAGAGCAAAGGCGGGAAGGCCAAATCCAGTGGTAGTCTCAAGACATCCAATTCTCAAAAGAAAGAAACGCCTATCAAATCCCCAAGCCCCTGTTCTTTACACAGCTCCAGACCAGGTAGCAAAGTGGAAACGGACAGTCAGAGCACCCTGTTTCACTCCCTGTCCGCTGCTGACCTGCTGAAGGAAACCATGGCTGCTGCGCGTCCACCCAGCCAACATACGACGGCCAGCAAAACCAGCGACAAGCCAAGGAGCGAGAAAAGTGGGAGGCATCAGAGGAGGAACAGGAACCAGGCGGATCTGGAGGAGGTGCTGGACTTGACACCTGCCTTTCTGCCCAACGCTTCCCCCAATGAGGTGGTCAGTGACTGGCTGCGGAGCATTCCCACTGACAGCAGCATGCTCGCACTTGGTGATGAGCTGAATGACGAAGAGGAGGGGCAGGAGAAGGTGGgggaggagagacatgttgatgAGGGGAACGAGGAAGGGGTGGAGCAGGAGGGGGTGGTGGAAGACAAACTTGGTGAGGAGCTGAACgaggaagaggtggagcagGAGGGG gaagaagagaaagaggagcaaGCTGAATGTgatgcagcagaggaggagaagagttCAGATCCAGCTCTGGTTAAGGCAGTGGGGGCTTCTTCCCGCACCAGCGCTCTGTTGTTGAGCGGCGAGTCTCTGCCCAGGAACTGGCAGTCTTCAGCTGCGGTGATGAAAGTTCTTCTGAGCTCTTCTCTGGGTCGATGTCAGAGCATGCCTGAG GTGTCTCCAGTTTATGGTCGTAGACTGAGCACATCAGCTAGGGGGCTCCTGGACTGTTTGGCCCAGCTCCAGCTCATTGACCCTGCAGTGAGCCCATGCTGTGAGCAGCAGAAGGACCGCAACCAGCAGTATGAGGACATTATGACCATCCTTCAATCCCTCTGGCTCACTGAACCCAAGGACATTGAGGCCACTGAGGTCAAGGATATTGGCAAAGATCAGGTGACTCCACCGAGGTCCTCATCTGGGGTGGATATGAGCACTGGCTCCGGCGGATCAGGGAAGGAGGATGGAAATAAAGGTGGAGATGAGACGacgcaaaacaaaacaaaagagacagacTCTTTACATGAGGATGAGGGGGCGGAGAAGGTtgtggaaaaggaggaggaaggaaatgcaGAGGCACAACACAAGGAAACTAAGTCAGAACCAGAGGAGATATCGACAGAACAAGCTAAGACAGACATAGCAGAGGAGCTGGTACAGAGTGAAGAACAAAGTACAGTCCCTCCAAGTCTGGACAGCCCAAAAGCCTCTGACAATCCCTCATCATCAGACAAGAGCTCTGCTAATGACAGCTCGAAATCCCCCACTGATAACGAGACGCTGGAGGACTCCAGCTCAGGCACGCCCCCGACTGTCCTGCGAGCACCTTTGTCAAAAAGACCATCCCAAGACCCTGATCCGAGGTGGGTCCTGCACCTCCTGaaaaagctggagaaacagttCATGAACCACTACATTAACGCCATGGCGGAGTTCAAAGTTCGTTGGGACCTGGACGACAGCCTCATCCTGGACACCATGATATCTGAGCTGAGGGAAGAGGTGAGCCGTCGCATCCAGAGCAGCATTGAACGCGAGATGAGGAAGATTCAGGGTCGTGCCGGCAGAGGTGGCAGGTCGCCCCGGCCGCCGCAAGGTGGGAACCTCTCCAGGGAGTCCACCATGACAGACAGAAGGCGTCAAATGTTGAAG atcaTGAAGAATCAGTCGGTGAAAACTGGAGACTCCCTCAGCGATGGTGAGATGACGGGTGAGTTCAGCGACCAGCGAAGCGATGATGAGTATTGCCCCTGTGACGCTTGTGTCCGCAAGAAAATGGCCGCCCGGCCGCTCAAAACAAACCCGATGGCAGCCGAGGCACCGGTGATGATGGAGTTCGACCTCCTGAAGATACTGCAGCTAAAGAAAAGCCCATCACCTGTGCCTGCAGCCGTGCCACAACCTGCAAAGGGGGAAGATGATACCGTGGTTGTAGATGAGCAGGGGAGGAGTTTAGAGGTTttgcaggaggaagaggaggaggatgaaccTAAAGAGGATATCAAAGCTGATGAAATAGGAGAAGAAGTAGAAGGGGGAGAggcaggagaagaggaggaagtaGGAGCAGAAAATGAGGGAAATAGGTTGGGCGAtgaggagcaggaagaggaagaagcaggTGGTGAGGAAGCTGAGGTGGTAGAGACATCCGAAAatggagagaaggagggagaggaggagacggaATGCCAGTGCCAGTGTGCCAGACATGAGGAGGAGAGCGACAAAGCAGAAGAGTCAGAGGAGGGAACAGCAGAAGGAGAGGATGCTGCAGAAACTAGCGACAAGACAGGTGAGGATGAGACAGCAGAGGAtgaagagagagcaggggaggaagagggagagaacgCAGAGGATGAAGGGGAGACAGGGGACaatgatggagaggaggagtgtGCAGAGGTGGAAGAGtttgaggaagaagaagaaacgaCAGGCAGGGAAAGCGGAGAAGAAGAGGCAACTGGGGAAACGGAGGAC GACGAAGGGGACGACGGCACTGGGGAGGGGGAGTCCCATGAAGACGAAAAGGGAGGAGAGAGTGAAGAGCCGCAAGGGGAGgcatcagaggaagaaagagcCTCACTACAG gggcagggggtgacagagggagaggaggccGATGCCGAAGACTCAGACACTGACAAACGTCCAAGTGACACCAGTGCGGACGAATCTGGACGTGAGGGGGCTGGAGCCACAGGAGACGAGGAGGAGAAACAGGGCGCAGGAGATGGAGATGAGGTTGTGGAAGATGCTGTTGGAGAGTTCAAgcctgaggaagaggaggagggagcggTTAAGAGAAACAGCAGGGAGGATGGCGCTCTCCTCCATCAGTTCACCAGGACCTCGGTGGAGTCCCAGCCCGGCTCCTTGGAGGAAATTAACACAGATTCACCTCAAAACCCTGTAAACTCCACAGAAGTGCCCAAAATAGCTGCTGATGTATCCACTGGTGGTGGTACGGGCCAGAGGAGGAGCCGGTCGCCGGCCAGGGTCAAACGGCGCAAACCCAGAGAGTGA
- the lg01h8orf74 gene encoding uncharacterized protein C8orf74 homolog isoform X1, giving the protein MDSLTENEIAQIARHQREAGVQRLSCHFSWPEFCDERRGFHQEFVYEVAMFSAACGFPWPDVIRAAVIAKDLFPQLDDLDVPKLLSLLREALPEHLPNLTSVHQHKFTQFLTDTCINRRRLFQAVVGGAANMSIAQLHLEVQLPPTPCPLAQGTDLHEWEHQRHQAELSSMLRHKEEKLQLLREGSRVTLGEVDVPEDEQLDKEGVLALVRAAVRATEGQVLASLNQETSLLSDILQLKLQQAALATGRLHNPVTSNTGHVNLLPDAQAKAKLHTAKAGLRESGNAV; this is encoded by the exons ATGGATTCCCTCACAGAGAATGAAATAGCACAGATAGCGAGACACCAG AGAGAGGCTGGCGTGCAGAGGCTCAGCTGCCACTTCTCATGGCCCGAGTTCTGCGATGAACGCCGGGGCTTCCATCAGGAGTTTGTGTATGAAGTCGCCATGTTCTCTGCGGCCTGTGGCTTCCCCTGGCCTGACGTGATCCGGGCAGCTGTGATCGCCAAAGACCTCTTCCCGCAGCTGGACG ATCTTGACGTACCCAAACTACTGTCCCTACTGAGAGAAGCGCTGCCTGAGCATTTGCCAAACCTTACCTCTGTCCACCAACATAAGTTCACCCAGTTCCTCACAGACACCTGCATCAACCGGCGGAGGCTTTTCCAGGCGGTGGTAGGGGGAGCTGCTAACATGTCCATCGCTCAGCTACACTTAGAGGTGCAGTTACCACCCACACCCTGTCCTCTAGCACAG GGCACAGATCTGCATGAGTGGGAGCATCAGCGTCATCAAGCTGAGCTCAGCTCAATGTTGCGACATAAGGAGGAGAAGCTGCAGCTGCTTCGAGAAGGGTCAAGGGTAACTCTGGGGGAGGTTGATGTTCCTGAGGATGAGCAACTGGACAAGGAG GGTGTTTTGGCGTTGGTTCGTGCAGCTGTGAGGGCCACAGAAGGCCAGGTGCTGGCAAGTCTGAACCAAGAGACCTCCCTGCTCAGTGACATCCTGCAGCTCAAACTGCAGCAGGCAGCATTGGCCACCGGGAGGCTCCACAACCCTGTTACTTCCAACACAGGTCACGTCAACTTACTTCCAGATGCACAAGCAAAGGCAAAGCTGCACACAGCAAAAGCAGGACTGAGGGAGTCTGGGAATGCAGTGTGA
- the lg01h8orf74 gene encoding uncharacterized protein C8orf74 homolog isoform X3: MDSLTENEIAQIARHQREAGVQRLSCHFSWPEFCDERRGFHQEFVYEVAMFSAACGFPWPDVIRAAVIAKDLFPQLDDLDVPKLLSLLREALPEHLPNLTSVHQHKFTQFLTDTCINRRRLFQAVVGGAANMSIAQLHLEGTDLHEWEHQRHQAELSSMLRHKEEKLQLLREGSRVTLGEVDVPEDEQLDKEGVLALVRAAVRATEGQVLASLNQETSLLSDILQLKLQQAALATGRLHNPVTSNTGHVNLLPDAQAKAKLHTAKAGLRESGNAV, encoded by the exons ATGGATTCCCTCACAGAGAATGAAATAGCACAGATAGCGAGACACCAG AGAGAGGCTGGCGTGCAGAGGCTCAGCTGCCACTTCTCATGGCCCGAGTTCTGCGATGAACGCCGGGGCTTCCATCAGGAGTTTGTGTATGAAGTCGCCATGTTCTCTGCGGCCTGTGGCTTCCCCTGGCCTGACGTGATCCGGGCAGCTGTGATCGCCAAAGACCTCTTCCCGCAGCTGGACG ATCTTGACGTACCCAAACTACTGTCCCTACTGAGAGAAGCGCTGCCTGAGCATTTGCCAAACCTTACCTCTGTCCACCAACATAAGTTCACCCAGTTCCTCACAGACACCTGCATCAACCGGCGGAGGCTTTTCCAGGCGGTGGTAGGGGGAGCTGCTAACATGTCCATCGCTCAGCTACACTTAGAG GGCACAGATCTGCATGAGTGGGAGCATCAGCGTCATCAAGCTGAGCTCAGCTCAATGTTGCGACATAAGGAGGAGAAGCTGCAGCTGCTTCGAGAAGGGTCAAGGGTAACTCTGGGGGAGGTTGATGTTCCTGAGGATGAGCAACTGGACAAGGAG GGTGTTTTGGCGTTGGTTCGTGCAGCTGTGAGGGCCACAGAAGGCCAGGTGCTGGCAAGTCTGAACCAAGAGACCTCCCTGCTCAGTGACATCCTGCAGCTCAAACTGCAGCAGGCAGCATTGGCCACCGGGAGGCTCCACAACCCTGTTACTTCCAACACAGGTCACGTCAACTTACTTCCAGATGCACAAGCAAAGGCAAAGCTGCACACAGCAAAAGCAGGACTGAGGGAGTCTGGGAATGCAGTGTGA
- the lg01h8orf74 gene encoding uncharacterized protein C8orf74 homolog isoform X2, producing MLPHTTFINSFQREAGVQRLSCHFSWPEFCDERRGFHQEFVYEVAMFSAACGFPWPDVIRAAVIAKDLFPQLDDLDVPKLLSLLREALPEHLPNLTSVHQHKFTQFLTDTCINRRRLFQAVVGGAANMSIAQLHLEVQLPPTPCPLAQGTDLHEWEHQRHQAELSSMLRHKEEKLQLLREGSRVTLGEVDVPEDEQLDKEGVLALVRAAVRATEGQVLASLNQETSLLSDILQLKLQQAALATGRLHNPVTSNTGHVNLLPDAQAKAKLHTAKAGLRESGNAV from the exons ATGCTCCCTCACACCACTTTTATTAATAGCTTCCAG AGAGAGGCTGGCGTGCAGAGGCTCAGCTGCCACTTCTCATGGCCCGAGTTCTGCGATGAACGCCGGGGCTTCCATCAGGAGTTTGTGTATGAAGTCGCCATGTTCTCTGCGGCCTGTGGCTTCCCCTGGCCTGACGTGATCCGGGCAGCTGTGATCGCCAAAGACCTCTTCCCGCAGCTGGACG ATCTTGACGTACCCAAACTACTGTCCCTACTGAGAGAAGCGCTGCCTGAGCATTTGCCAAACCTTACCTCTGTCCACCAACATAAGTTCACCCAGTTCCTCACAGACACCTGCATCAACCGGCGGAGGCTTTTCCAGGCGGTGGTAGGGGGAGCTGCTAACATGTCCATCGCTCAGCTACACTTAGAGGTGCAGTTACCACCCACACCCTGTCCTCTAGCACAG GGCACAGATCTGCATGAGTGGGAGCATCAGCGTCATCAAGCTGAGCTCAGCTCAATGTTGCGACATAAGGAGGAGAAGCTGCAGCTGCTTCGAGAAGGGTCAAGGGTAACTCTGGGGGAGGTTGATGTTCCTGAGGATGAGCAACTGGACAAGGAG GGTGTTTTGGCGTTGGTTCGTGCAGCTGTGAGGGCCACAGAAGGCCAGGTGCTGGCAAGTCTGAACCAAGAGACCTCCCTGCTCAGTGACATCCTGCAGCTCAAACTGCAGCAGGCAGCATTGGCCACCGGGAGGCTCCACAACCCTGTTACTTCCAACACAGGTCACGTCAACTTACTTCCAGATGCACAAGCAAAGGCAAAGCTGCACACAGCAAAAGCAGGACTGAGGGAGTCTGGGAATGCAGTGTGA